One segment of Babesia bigemina genome assembly Bbig001, chromosome : II DNA contains the following:
- a CDS encoding ribosomal RNA large subunit methyltransferase J protein, putative: MRAFRVRNPATTHSAEWIRRQITDRYTLQAQVDNYRSRAAYKLQELDDRFLLLRKSQVVVELGCYPGGWSQVCLERTLAGASDARVIGVDRLQMDPMPNFTFIKGDITDETTHAHLLSAMGGAKADVVLSDLAPACTGVKQDDHLNSTELCMQAAQLMERLIAVGGAFVVKIFMGGQLTNYRTYLQSQFKTVHSAKPKACRSESKEMYFVCKGFLGARNLRSDVQTRGSFYPKEGRL, translated from the exons ATGCGCGCCTTCCGCGTGCGCAATCCCGCCACGACGCACTCCGCCGAGTGGATACGGCGGCAGATCACTGACCGCTACACTCTGCAGGCGCAGGTG GACAACTATCGCAGTCGCGCTGCGTAcaagctgcaggagctcGACGACCGGttcctgctgctgcgcaagaGCCAGGTGGTGGTGGAGCTCGGGTGCTACCCCGGAGGGTGGTCGCAGGTGTGCCTAGAGCGCACGCTGGCGGGCGCCTCGGATGCCCGGGTGATCGGCGTGGACCGGCTCCAGATGGACCCGATGCCCAATTTTACTTTCATCAAGGGCGACATCACCGACGAAACCACCCACGCGCACCTGCTCTCCGCGATGGGCGGGGCGAAGGCTGACGTGGTGCTGAGCGACCTCGCTCCGGCCTGCACCGGCGTGAAGCAGGACGACCACCTGAACTCCACCGAGTTGTGCATGCAGGCGGCGCAGCTCATGGAGCGACTCATAGCCGTCGGCGGCGCGTTTGTGGTGAAGATATTCATGGGCGGGCAGCTGACGAACTACCGTACCTACCTGCAGAGCCAGTTCAAGACGGTGCACTCCGCCAAGCCGAAGGCGTGCCGATCTGAATCCAAGGAGATGTACTTCGTTTGCAAGGGCTTCCTGGGCGCGCGCAACCTGCGCTCTGATGTGCAGACCCGCGGCAGTTTCTACCCCAAGGAGGGCCGGCTGTAG
- a CDS encoding Nucleoredoxin, with protein sequence MGAPQRALLAAAVAAVYAFTAAFPVAEARLERRPTGGKHLPVPLRSDAPRLHSAFFARDPLKLPQNVTPPSGADAHLPERAIFGPLSNDVVKKAAVVTGTVALTTALGYAYVRRVLWHHLYGKYIREDAPGIADALGHVLYTKDDPGRVALRRRSLFDVLAALLLAPLERCPWIRGLLKTNIRRIPIGEAIEEGSVTALYFHSNNVHRMLQDKGYRDFTKNLKQIQETMKESGRKFQVVYVNVDRKQVDGVDHFRDMPWYALPFDDKERVAHLCQLYDITGIPSVVLLNSDGSVINDRALYLMANKPNNFPWKVESPLDLIPDTLVNGNNQAVPKASLEGKIVALYFGAGWTRSSKEFSEKLQEFHRAVGEKTDGKFEVVYVSNDKNQADFEKELFDHNGNWLAVPFEDADSRLILQQYLKVPMVPAVVLLDPSGNVITADGRFYVEADRAANALPYASYLNRHGQQLVEDVAVNVDAFAHQPVVIVFADDVDPATQQVVESQLAEAAMQHANHRKGRQMKFFISKTADKRSGAVRSICGVDKNAKPQAVVLDLLAQKVYYDPKLTNVDQNSLLALVDDFYNNRLRKRAVTIR encoded by the coding sequence ATGGGCGCCCCTCAGAgggcgctgctggcggcCGCAGTCGCGGCTGTCTACGCGTTTACGGCGGCATTTCCAGTGGCGGAGGCGAGGCTAGAGCGCAGGCCAACTGGTGGGAAGCATTTGCCGGTGCCTCTCCGGTCGGACGCCCCGAGGCTGCACAGCGCCTTCTTCGCGAGGGACCCGCTCAAGCTGCCGCAGAACGTCACCCCGCCCTCGGGCGCAGACGCGCACCTCCCGGAACGCGCTATATTCGGGCCCCTGTCGAACGATGTCGTCAAGAAGGCCGCGGTGGTGACGGGCACCGTGGCGCTGACCACGGCGCTCGGCTACGCGTACGTCAGGCGGGTGCTGTGGCACCACCTGTACGGCAAGTACATCCGCGAGGATGCACCCGGGATCGCTGACGCCCTGGGGCACGTGCTGTACACGAAGGACGACCCCGGCAGGGTCGCGTTGCGGAGGCGGAGCCTGTTCGACGTgctggcggcgctgctgttggCGCCCCTGGAGAGGTGCCCGTGGATCAGGGGGCTGCTGAAAACCAACATCAGGCGGATCCCGATAGGGGAGGCCATCGAGGAGGGCTCGGTCACGGCGCTCTACTTCCACTCCAACAACGTCCACCGCATGCTGCAGGACAAGGGGTACCGCGACTTCACCAAGAACCTGAAGCAGATCCAGGAGACCATGAAGGAGAGCGGCCGCAAGTTCCAGGTGGTGTACGTCAACGTGGACAGGAAGCAGGTGGACGGCGTGGACCACTTCCGCGACATGCCCTGGTACGCCCTGCCCTTCGACGACAAGGAGCGCGTGGCGCACCTGTGCCAGCTCTACGACATCACGGGGATCCCGAGCGTGGTCCTGCTGAACTCGGACGGCAGCGTCATCAACGACCGCGCGCTGTACCTCATGGCGAACAAGCCCAACAACTTCCCCTGGAAGGTGGAGAGCCCGCTCGACCTCATCCCCGACACGCTGGTCAACGGCAACAACCAGGCGGTGCCGAAGGCGAGCCTGGAGGGCAAGATCGTGGCGCTGTACTTCGGGGCGGGCTGGACGCGCTCGAGCAAGGAGTTCAGCGAGAAGCTCCAGGAGTTCCACAGGGCGGTGGGCGAGAAGACGGACGGCAAGTTCGAGGTGGTCTACGTCTCGAACGACAAGAACCAGGCCGACTTCGAGAAGGAGCTCTTCGACCACAACGGCAACTGGCTGGCGGTGCCCTTCGAGGACGCCGACTCCAGGCTCATACTGCAGCAGTACCTCAAGGTGCCCAtggtgccggcggtggtgcTGCTCGACCCCAGCGGCAACGTCATCACGGCCGACGGGCGCTTCTACGTGGAGGCGGACCGAGCCGCCAACGCGCTGCCGTACGCCTCGTACCTGAACAGGCACgggcagcagctggtggagGACGTGGCTGTGAACGTCGACGCGTTCGCGCACCAGCCGGTGGTCATAGTGTTCGCCGACGACGTCGACCCCGCCACGCAGCAGGTCGTCGAATCGCAGCTGGCGGAGGCCGCCATGCAACACGCGAACCACCGCAAGGGCAGGCAGATGAAGTTCTTCATCTCGAAAACGGCCGACAAGCGCAGCGGCGCTGTCCGCTCAATCTGCGGCGTCGACAAGAACGCCAAGCCGCAGGCCGTGGTCCTGGACCTGCTGGCGCAGAAGGTCTACTACGACCCCAAGCTCACCAACGTCGACCAGAACTCCCTTCTCGCCCTTGTGGACGACTTCTACAACAACAGGCTCAGGAAGCGCGCGGTCACCATACGCTGA
- a CDS encoding U4/U6 small nuclear ribonucleoprotein Prp3, which produces MNAKEALAAAKKEELVRQQIKEKLSKINITKKLLPTTTKLGIKPLTVDSLGRVLDETGNVMQHRPMMHSRLKINQNFESERMQKEAMTAANAAAPERQKLEKASKKAEQSQYVDPSLMTVKKRRRMALNFVEPGSYIRQERQLQRQMEDKAMGINHRSIQAHKKQLLEQQERRLAARQKIELAGERGVAIDEVTDNVEEMNPNLIPLKAGSRLDKKDSWDDDEPWLEWWDRGIIILKTGEDPFKTANAKKHQTLDVQPELCMINEKKFNNYIEHPCKIDGKKKRAKEAPAIMLTKQERKKLRRRKREEKLKKIQDKIRVGLIPPPPPKLKLSNLMRVLKDQSVADPSRVEKQVREQMEERLRNHERRNEERKLTPEQRSKKHAKKWQVGKNEEIEAALFTIKSLTDTKLLFKVDINAQQFHLTGCCIVASHGPSVVVVEGSKLSVKRYIKLLMRRIKWEESEAAAASDTPMPLGVPAGQFCKQIWTGSVKRRNFSHWSVAFAECDEEITEILRPFKAGHYYEMVQKYRDPLEDI; this is translated from the exons ATGAACGCCAAGGAGGCTCTGGCGGCCGCCAAGAAGGAGGAGCTGGTGCGGCAGCAGATCAAGGAGAAGCTCAGCAAGATCAACATCAccaagaagctgctgccgaCCACGACCAAGCTGGGCATCAAGCCGCTCACGGTGGACAGCCTGGGGCGGGTGCTGGACGAGACTGGGAACGTGATGCAGCACCGCCCCATGATGCATTCCAGGCTGAAGATCAACCAAAACTTCGAGAGCGAGCGGATGCAGAAGGAGGCCATGACCGCCGCCAACGCGGCGGCGCCCGAGCGGCAGAAGCTGGAGAAGGCCTCCAAGAAGGCGGAGCAGTCGCAGTACGTGGACCCGTCGCTGATGACGGTGAAGAAGCGCCGGCGCATGGCGTTGAACTTCGTGGAGCCCGGCTCCTACATCAGGCAGGAGCGGCAGCTCCAGCGGCAGATGGAGGACAAGGCGATGGGCATCAACCACCGGAGCATACAGGCGCACaagaagcagctgctggagcagcaGGAGCGCCGGCTGGCCGCCAGGCAGAAGATTGAGCTCGCAGGCGAACGCGGAGTCGCCATCGACGAGGTCACCGACAACGTCGAGGAGATGAACCCCAACTTGATCCCGCTCAAGGCGGGGTCGAGGCTGGACAAGAAGGACTCATGG gacgacgacgagcCGTGGCTGGAGTGGTGGGACCGCGGCATCATAATCCTCAAGACGGGCGAGGACCCGTTCAAGACCGCCAACGCCAAGAAGCACCAGACGCTCGACGTGCAGCCGGAGCTCTGCATGATCAACGAGAAGAAGTTCAACAACTACATCGAGCACCCGTGCAAAATAGACGGGAAGAAGAAAAGGGCCAAGGAAGCACCCGCGATCATGCTCACCAAGCAGGAGCGCAAGAAGCTCCGCCGCCGCAAGCGCGAGGAGAAGCTCAAGAAGATCCAGGACAAGATCCGCGTCGGGCTTataccgccgccgccgccgaagCTGAAGCTCTCCAACCTCATGCGCGTGCTCAAGGACCAGTCGGTCGCCGACCCGTCCCGCGTGGAGAAGCAGGTGCGCGAGCAGATGGAGGAGCGCCTGCGCAACCACGAGCGGCGCAACGAGGAGCGGAAGCTCACGCCGGAGCAGCGGTCGAAGAAGCACGCCAAAAAGTGGCAGGTCGGTAAGAACGAGGAGATCGAGGCCGCGCTGTTCACGATCAAATCGCTCACCGACACCAAGCTGCTCTTCAAGGTCGACATCAACGCGCAGCAGTTCCACCTCACCGGCTGCTGCATCGTGGCCAGCCACGGCCCGTcggtggtggtggtggaggGCAGCAAGCTCTCGGTCAAGCGCTACATCAAGCTGCTCATGCGGCGCATCAAGTGGGAGGAGAGCGAGGCGGCCGCCGCGAGCGACACGCCGATGCCGCTCGGCGTCCCCGCCGGCCAGTTCTGCAAGCAGATTTGGACCGGCAGCGTCAAGCGCCGCAACTTCTCGCACTGGAGCGTCGCCTTCGCGGAGTGCGACGAGGAGATAACCGAGATACTGCGGCCGTTCAAGGCCGGGCACTACTACGAGATGGTGCAGAAGTACAGGGACCCGTTGGAGGACATCTGA
- a CDS encoding HORMA domain containing protein, putative produces the protein MSTISSQESANVLRNFVKVGVSSIAYLRNLFAESVFEDTVIGGLQLKRLTRSVPESAALLDWIDDGVFDAMGREYLKHLVVSIHNSEHLALETYTFSLQYGSDEDSCDGVRSEYSVQMSVGHGPLADCATAAGGNSGGRVTNGVSNPANLDNASEASSNSTAPLATAHAANTLTTSARPGCLVVSADKEEVKRQTVKVLRDLVLLAQSLSPLPDNRYLSMRLMYYDERVPVDYEPQHFRSASAESFGEAELSLEQQVGALETGHHNLAVDVRSVCYVDENVTNYKSSVRPFDTLTRRTSISCAKPAEPPQIRDPAADLSRQPSEAGASHVRLPAGSSGRGNGVQVPAPRPPVGGRNVMLGLLKRSYELAARTKFISKECLTDAMGVDATTSKALLKNRMIEHGYIDSRFIKGKGYM, from the exons ATGTCCACCATCAGCTCGCAGGAGTCTGCGAACGTGCTGCGCAACTTCGTGAAGGTTGGCGTGTCCTCGATCGCGTACCTGCGCAACCTGTTTGCCGAGTCCGTGTTCGAGGACACGGTCATCGGCGGGCTCCAGCTGAAGCGCCTGACGCGCTCCGTCCCGGAGtcggcggcgctgctggactgGATCGACGACGGGGTGTTCGACGCGATGGGCCGGGAGTACCTGAAGCACCTGGTGGTGAGCATCCACAACAGCGAGCACCTGGCGCTCGAGACGTACACCTTCTCGCTGcagtacggcagcgacgaggaCTCGTGCGACGGCGTTCGGAGCGAGTACTCTGTgcagatgtcagttggccACGGCCCGTTGGCGGATTGTGCGACGGCGGCCGGTGGCAACAGCGGTGGTCGTGTTACGAACGGCGTGTCGAACCCCGCTAACTTGGACAACGCTTCAGAGGCCTCAAGCAACTCAACGGCGCCGCTGGCGACCGCGCATGCAGCGAACACTCTCACCACGAGCGCCCGCCCGGGGTGCCTCGTGGTCAGCGCCGACAAGGAGGAGGTGAAGCGGCAGACGGTGAAGGTCCTCCGTGACCTCGTGCTGCTGGCGCAGTCGCTGTCGCCGCTGCCCGACAACCGGTACCTGTCGATGCGGCTGATGTACTACGACGAGCGCGTGCCCGTGGACTACGAGCCGCAGCACTTCCGCAGCGCCTCCGCGGAGAGCTTCGGCGAGGCGGAGCTGAGCCTGGAGCAGCAGGTGGGCGCGCTAGAGACGGGCCACCACAACCTGGCCGTGGACGTGCGCAGCGTGTGCTACGTCGACGAGAACGTGACCAATTACAAGAGCAGCGTGCGTCCGTTCGACACGCTGACCCGGCGCACCTCCATCAGCTGCGCCAAGCCGGCGGAGCCGCCGCAGATCAGGGAcccagccgctgacctcAGCCGGCAACCTAGCGAAGCCGGCGCGTCGCATGTGAGGCTCCCGGCGGGCTCATCCGGCAGGGGCAACGGCGTGCAGGTCCCCGCGCCGCGGCCGCCAGTCGGGGGCCGCAACGTGATGCTGGGCCTCCTCAAGCGCAGCTACGAACTGGCGGCGCGCACGAAGTTCATCAGCAAGGAGTGCCTGACTGACGCCATGGGCGTGGACGCCACGACGTCCAAGGCCCTGCTGAAGAA CAGGATGATCGAGCACGGGTACATCGATTCGCGTTTCATCAAGGGCAAAGGGTACATGTAG
- a CDS encoding gar1 protein RNA binding region containing protein, putative, with the protein MFSRGRGASRGIRRGGSSGRGGRGGGHAGGAGGYTGPPAEVIEAGTVVHDCEEQLLVKSTLQSTVPYFNGRIFLANKQEIGKVDEILGPVNDYYFSVTLATGFKARSFEPNSTLYIDPQQTLPVARFLTKPGTAQAQAKKRVIKDQSFKKPGLSRGGRGGRGASFGAGRGSSAFRGGLSRGRGGSFRGRGG; encoded by the exons ATGTTCTCGCGTGGTAGGGGAGCCAGCCGCGGCATCCGGCGAGGCGGTTCCTCAGGCAGAGGCGGCAGGGGCGGtggccatgctggcggcgcAGGAG GATACACCGGCCCACCGGCGGAGGTGATTG AGGCTGGAACCGTGGTACACGACTGcgaggagcagctgctggtcaAGAGCACGCTGCAGTCGACCGTGCCCTACTTCAACGGGCGCATATTCCTGGCTAACAAGCAGGAGATCGGGAAGGTGGACGAGATCCTGGGCCCCGTCAACGACTAC TACTTCTCCGTCACGCTGGCGACCGGATTCAAGGCGCGGTCGTTCGAGCCCAACTCCACGCTGTATATTGACCCGCAGCAGACGCTGCCGGTGGCGCGTTTCCTGACCAAGCCCGGCACGGCGCAGGCGCAGGCCAAGAAACGGGTCATCAAGGACCAGTCCTTCAAAAAGCCGGGACTCAGCCGCGGCGGCAGAGGCGGCCGCGGCGCTTCTTTCGGCGCGGGAAGGGGGAGCTCCGCCTTCAGAGGCGGGCTGTCGCGAGGCCGAGGCGGGAGCTTCAGAGGCCGCGGTGGATAG